A DNA window from Thalassospiraceae bacterium LMO-JJ14 contains the following coding sequences:
- a CDS encoding copper resistance protein B — MMKRKFIAVVFALGALASSAGQAEELVWGVKVEQLEVRTGDNGTDVLAWDGDAVVGTDELKFVVRNEGEFETDGDALETMETQARLQMPISDFFDVAAGIRFDTPEGPNRVHGVVGIKGLAPQWFELDADLYMSDHPSFRFNAEYEALITNRLILTPSIEIDLPFNDDREIEIGAWGPKTEIGMRLSYDLVDRSFAPYVGVHYERYYGETKDIKIAEGKEGDALWFVTGVRLQF; from the coding sequence ATGATGAAAAGAAAATTCATCGCCGTCGTCTTTGCGCTCGGGGCCCTGGCGTCGTCTGCCGGTCAGGCGGAAGAGCTTGTCTGGGGCGTGAAGGTCGAGCAACTGGAAGTTCGGACCGGTGACAACGGGACTGACGTTCTTGCGTGGGATGGCGACGCCGTCGTCGGCACGGACGAATTGAAGTTCGTGGTGCGGAACGAAGGTGAGTTCGAGACGGACGGGGACGCCCTAGAAACCATGGAAACGCAAGCGCGGTTGCAGATGCCGATCTCGGATTTCTTCGACGTCGCGGCGGGCATCCGCTTCGATACACCAGAAGGGCCGAACCGTGTGCATGGCGTGGTTGGCATCAAGGGACTCGCACCACAATGGTTTGAGCTCGATGCCGACCTCTATATGTCGGACCATCCGTCATTTCGGTTCAACGCAGAGTACGAGGCGTTGATTACCAACCGATTGATTCTGACTCCGAGTATTGAGATCGATTTGCCGTTTAACGACGATCGGGAAATCGAGATTGGAGCCTGGGGCCCGAAGACCGAAATCGGCATGCGGTTGAGCTATGACCTCGTCGATCGCTCGTTCGCACCTTACGTGGGCGTGCATTACGAGCGGTACTATGGTGAAACAAAGGACATCAAGATTGCCGAAGGCAAAGAGGGTGATGCCCTTTGGTTTGTCACGGGCGTGCGGCTCCAGTTTTAG
- a CDS encoding copper resistance system multicopper oxidase: MSFRFLLRAGVTGGALALLVGGVSAMAGEYSLTVDPVQIDTGKFTRQGIGYNGASPGPVLKFKEGEDVVIRVKNNLSEQTSIHWHGLILPYDQDGVPGISYAGIAPGEIFTYRFPIVQNGTYWFHSHSRFQEPDGAFGAIVIEPKKREPFRYDREYVVQLTDAHPHAGSRIMRNLKMSADYYNRKRQTIFDFFSEAREKGLSAAFDNRMMWGDMRMMPNDIEDMQGFTPLINGWSSIQNWTGQFKPGERIRLRFINSSAMTYFDIRIPGLEMTVVQADGNNVQPVAVGEFRIAVAETYDVIVQPTEDRAYAVFAESMGRTAGVRGTLAPRDGMAAEIPELRKDPRLTMADMGMDHGNMSGMDHSNMSGMAQGKVSGMDHSKMSGMAQGNMPGMDHSKMSGMAQGNMPGMDHSRMAGAAKKADSFYAAGSGLLPSAANGKKFLSYGDLKAQKPLYVEREATREIELRLTGNMERYIWSINGVKYKDAEPLRLQYGERVRFKFVNETMMTHPMHLHGMWSILDNGNGKWNPVKHTISVAPGTTVYTETEVDAPGQWAFHCHLSYHADSGMFRKVVVEGGPNAAAASPATGG, translated from the coding sequence ATGTCTTTTCGCTTTCTGCTGCGTGCAGGTGTGACTGGCGGTGCGCTCGCCCTCTTGGTGGGCGGCGTATCCGCTATGGCTGGCGAATACTCGCTGACCGTCGATCCGGTGCAAATCGATACCGGTAAATTCACCCGACAGGGTATCGGCTACAACGGTGCTTCGCCGGGGCCGGTGCTCAAGTTCAAGGAAGGAGAGGATGTCGTCATCCGCGTAAAGAACAATCTCTCCGAACAGACATCCATTCACTGGCATGGTTTGATCCTCCCGTATGATCAAGACGGGGTGCCGGGGATCAGTTATGCGGGCATCGCGCCCGGCGAAATCTTTACCTACCGTTTTCCGATCGTACAAAACGGCACCTACTGGTTTCACAGCCATTCACGGTTTCAGGAGCCCGACGGCGCATTCGGAGCGATCGTTATAGAACCGAAAAAACGCGAGCCGTTTCGTTATGACAGAGAATACGTGGTTCAGTTGACGGATGCGCATCCGCACGCAGGCAGCCGCATCATGCGAAACCTCAAGATGTCTGCCGATTACTACAATCGCAAACGGCAGACGATTTTCGATTTTTTCTCCGAAGCCCGGGAAAAGGGGCTCAGCGCGGCATTCGACAACCGAATGATGTGGGGCGACATGCGTATGATGCCGAATGACATCGAGGACATGCAGGGCTTCACACCTCTTATCAACGGCTGGTCGTCAATACAGAACTGGACTGGTCAATTCAAACCGGGAGAACGTATCCGGCTGCGGTTCATCAACTCGTCTGCGATGACCTATTTCGATATTCGCATCCCGGGTCTCGAAATGACCGTGGTGCAGGCTGACGGAAACAACGTGCAGCCGGTTGCCGTGGGCGAGTTCCGAATTGCAGTTGCCGAAACATATGACGTTATCGTCCAGCCCACCGAAGACAGGGCGTATGCGGTGTTTGCCGAATCGATGGGACGGACCGCGGGCGTACGGGGAACTTTGGCGCCGCGCGACGGCATGGCCGCTGAAATTCCCGAGCTTCGTAAAGACCCCCGACTGACCATGGCCGATATGGGCATGGATCATGGCAACATGTCCGGTATGGACCACAGCAACATGTCCGGTATGGCCCAAGGCAAGGTGTCCGGTATGGACCACAGCAAGATGTCCGGTATGGCCCAAGGCAACATGCCAGGCATGGACCACAGCAAGATGTCCGGTATGGCCCAAGGCAACATGCCAGGCATGGACCACAGCAGAATGGCCGGTGCTGCGAAGAAAGCTGATTCTTTTTACGCTGCGGGAAGCGGGCTGCTGCCGAGTGCCGCCAATGGCAAAAAGTTTTTGTCATACGGCGACCTGAAAGCACAGAAACCACTGTACGTTGAACGAGAAGCCACGCGCGAAATAGAGCTGCGCCTGACCGGCAATATGGAACGCTATATCTGGTCCATCAACGGCGTGAAGTACAAAGACGCAGAACCGCTGCGGCTTCAATACGGAGAACGCGTTCGCTTCAAGTTCGTTAACGAGACCATGATGACCCATCCCATGCATCTGCACGGCATGTGGTCAATACTGGACAACGGGAACGGCAAATGGAATCCGGTCAAGCACACGATAAGTGTTGCGCCGGGAACGACTGTTTATACCGAGACAGAAGTCGATGCCCCCGGCCAGTGGGCGTTCCATTGTCACCTGTCGTATCACGCTGACAGTGGCATGTTCCGCAAGGTCGTGGTCGAAGGCGGACCGAACGCCGCAGCCGCCTCTCCGGCAACGGGGGGCTGA
- a CDS encoding cupredoxin domain-containing protein gives MTSKFIAKAIYSITLSAIIGATSSAALADPGHGKATRIGAPGKVSEAARTIEITMHDNYYEPENISVKEGETVRFIIKNAGEFVHEFNIATADMHKAHGPEMMMMVEQGVLLADKIDRDAAKKMQASMGHGMHDDPNSVLLEPGKSGEMIWRFPERADLEFACNVPGHYESGMVGQVKLSR, from the coding sequence ATGACCTCCAAGTTCATCGCCAAGGCGATCTATTCCATTACCCTCAGCGCCATTATTGGCGCCACTTCATCCGCAGCCCTGGCCGATCCCGGTCACGGCAAAGCTACAAGGATCGGCGCGCCGGGCAAGGTCAGCGAAGCCGCGCGGACAATCGAAATTACCATGCACGACAACTACTACGAACCGGAGAATATATCGGTAAAGGAAGGCGAGACGGTTCGTTTCATCATCAAGAACGCAGGCGAGTTCGTCCACGAGTTCAACATTGCGACCGCTGATATGCACAAGGCTCACGGGCCGGAAATGATGATGATGGTGGAGCAAGGCGTGCTTCTGGCGGACAAGATCGACCGTGATGCGGCCAAAAAAATGCAGGCCTCAATGGGGCACGGCATGCATGACGACCCTAACAGCGTACTGTTGGAGCCCGGGAAAAGCGGCGAGATGATTTGGAGATTTCCGGAACGTGCCGATCTGGAGTTCGCCTGCAATGTTCCAGGACATTACGAGTCCGGGATGGTTGGGCAGGTAAAACTCTCCCGCTGA
- a CDS encoding integrase core domain-containing protein — MQRQLPARPKLTSWDRLFFSAIYKVNPRALVNMLIVKPDTVIRWHRAGFRLFWKMKSSRVVGRPKVPAEIRNLIQEMSIDNLLWGAPRIHGELLKLGIDVSQSTVAKYMMKRRCPPSQGWRTFPRNHTDGIAAIDLFVVPTVGFKLLFGLVILDHDRRKMIHVNVTYHPTAEWIARQVVEAFPWDEAPRYLIRDRDASYGQVYVNRLSAMGIRDRPTAPRSPWQNAYVERVIGSIRRDLLDHVITLNERHLRSLLHRYADYYNGYRTHLGLDKDTPLGRAVQAVGSISALPQLGGLHHAYVRT; from the coding sequence TTGCAGCGGCAACTTCCCGCCCGGCCGAAGCTCACGTCGTGGGACCGCCTGTTCTTTTCGGCTATCTACAAGGTCAATCCGCGCGCGCTCGTGAACATGCTGATCGTGAAGCCAGATACCGTGATTCGCTGGCACCGGGCCGGATTTCGTTTGTTCTGGAAGATGAAGAGCAGTCGCGTGGTCGGGCGGCCGAAAGTGCCAGCGGAGATAAGGAATCTGATCCAAGAAATGAGCATCGATAACCTGCTCTGGGGCGCGCCGCGCATTCATGGGGAATTGCTCAAACTCGGCATCGACGTGTCGCAATCGACGGTCGCCAAGTACATGATGAAGCGCCGCTGCCCGCCATCTCAAGGCTGGCGGACTTTCCCTCGGAACCATACCGACGGTATCGCTGCGATTGATTTATTCGTCGTGCCGACGGTCGGATTCAAGTTGCTATTTGGGCTCGTCATTTTGGATCACGACCGTCGGAAGATGATTCATGTGAACGTGACATATCATCCGACGGCCGAATGGATCGCGCGGCAGGTCGTTGAAGCCTTCCCTTGGGATGAAGCGCCTCGATACTTAATCCGAGATCGGGACGCGTCCTACGGCCAAGTCTACGTCAATCGTCTGTCCGCGATGGGGATCAGGGATCGACCGACGGCACCGCGTTCACCATGGCAAAACGCTTATGTCGAGCGTGTTATTGGTTCAATTCGCCGGGACTTGCTGGATCATGTCATCACGCTAAACGAGCGTCACTTGCGATCACTGCTGCATCGGTACGCCGATTACTACAACGGCTATCGCACGCATCTCGGTTTGGACAAGGACACTCCCCTGGGTCGCGCCGTCCAGGCCGTCGGCTCGATATCAGCGCTGCCACAGCTTGGCGGCCTTCACCACGCCTACGTCCGGACATAG
- a CDS encoding tyrosine-type recombinase/integrase, whose product MTIKIDNNLVRRLAHETPDKVREFRDSSLKGFLIRQQKSGTIAYFVSIHRGSSVRRQRRIKVGEHPMTSPGEARRNAERKIAEARLGQLANNDRVMTLGEFLDEKYLPWVRTNLKDPVSQEAQLRRNFNQWRRLKLDEINRELIDNWRGKRLKSDVSPNTVNRNVNVIRAVLSKAVEWEALKFHPLGGLKPLKIDKYKPVRVLSDEERVRLFDIMRERDAELRARRESYNEWRRVRHLNPYPELTYYGDHLSPMVLTAYHTGMRRGEILSLKWADIDFRKGELIVRGEVSKTAQSRVIPMNDQLREVMNKWRSQSELVSEYVFPGPDGGRMDKLRNSWNSLRKRAGLKNFRFHDLRADFASRLVNGGVSLPIAQRLLGHSSPVITMKFYTAVSDDSLRNAVATAGST is encoded by the coding sequence ATGACTATTAAGATAGATAATAATTTGGTGCGGAGACTGGCGCACGAGACACCGGACAAGGTCCGCGAGTTTCGGGACTCGTCTCTTAAAGGCTTCCTTATCCGGCAACAGAAGTCGGGCACCATTGCCTACTTCGTTTCGATCCATCGAGGCTCGTCCGTAAGGCGACAACGCCGAATCAAGGTAGGTGAGCACCCAATGACCAGTCCAGGCGAGGCAAGGCGCAATGCAGAGAGAAAAATTGCCGAGGCGCGTCTTGGTCAACTTGCGAATAATGATCGAGTTATGACGTTAGGAGAGTTTTTGGATGAGAAGTACCTTCCGTGGGTGCGTACAAATCTCAAGGACCCCGTATCGCAAGAGGCTCAACTACGGCGCAACTTCAACCAGTGGCGGCGGCTCAAACTCGATGAAATTAATCGCGAGCTCATCGACAACTGGCGGGGAAAACGCCTGAAGTCTGATGTCTCGCCTAACACGGTCAATCGAAACGTCAACGTGATCCGGGCCGTGCTGAGCAAGGCGGTGGAATGGGAAGCCCTAAAGTTTCATCCGTTAGGCGGGCTGAAGCCACTGAAGATTGACAAGTATAAGCCAGTTCGAGTTCTGAGCGATGAGGAGCGCGTGCGTCTGTTCGATATCATGCGTGAGCGCGACGCAGAACTTCGGGCCCGACGGGAGAGCTACAACGAGTGGCGGCGAGTCCGGCATCTAAACCCATACCCTGAACTCACATACTACGGCGACCACCTTTCACCGATGGTTCTCACCGCCTATCACACCGGAATGCGGCGGGGCGAAATCCTCTCGCTTAAATGGGCGGACATCGACTTCAGGAAAGGTGAACTCATTGTCCGAGGCGAAGTATCCAAGACCGCGCAGAGCCGGGTCATTCCGATGAACGATCAACTTCGGGAAGTAATGAATAAATGGCGATCCCAATCAGAGCTAGTATCCGAATACGTCTTCCCCGGGCCCGATGGCGGACGCATGGACAAGCTCCGCAACAGTTGGAACTCGCTCCGCAAAAGAGCTGGCCTCAAAAATTTTCGATTTCATGACTTGCGGGCCGACTTTGCCAGCCGTCTGGTGAATGGGGGCGTCTCGTTACCGATTGCACAACGCCTTCTTGGACACTCGAGCCCGGTGATTACGATGAAGTTTTATACAGCGGTCAGCGATGACAGTTTAAGAAATGCTGTAGCAACTGCGGGAAGCACCTAA
- a CDS encoding helix-turn-helix transcriptional regulator has translation MENLKPGTTYAAVLGRVLAHHREESGMEQKELASKLNLGQSAWSRIERGDSVINVEQLRSVAEVFGVSANKLIAEADEAADALAARDVQVQTAKSMKNGNDAIALIGLAALTALVFAALSKK, from the coding sequence ATGGAAAACTTAAAACCAGGTACAACCTATGCTGCTGTTCTTGGGCGGGTGCTGGCGCATCATCGTGAAGAATCAGGTATGGAACAAAAAGAGTTAGCGTCGAAGTTGAATTTGGGACAATCCGCATGGTCGAGAATAGAGCGTGGAGATTCAGTTATAAATGTGGAGCAACTGAGGTCTGTCGCTGAAGTGTTTGGTGTTTCCGCAAACAAATTGATTGCAGAAGCAGACGAGGCGGCGGATGCATTAGCTGCGAGAGACGTGCAGGTGCAAACGGCAAAATCCATGAAGAATGGGAATGATGCTATCGCACTTATTGGATTAGCAGCACTGACTGCCCTTGTATTTGCGGCCCTGAGTAAAAAATGA
- a CDS encoding lecithin retinol acyltransferase family protein, whose protein sequence is MAINEIEIGSRVWVNLFPIRHHGRYLGNGMVAHNSKKNRCVSIEPLDAFSDGRKVYHSPPSTPIDVANMWAFAESLVGKPYSLTGFNCEHFANYLVDGVAKSKQAKYGATGACLGAVIAMSKNGGTREVLLLAGVLGIGGLLLAHATD, encoded by the coding sequence ATGGCTATAAATGAAATAGAAATAGGCTCTCGTGTCTGGGTCAATCTTTTCCCAATCCGCCACCACGGACGATATCTTGGCAACGGAATGGTGGCTCACAATTCCAAGAAAAACCGCTGTGTGAGCATCGAGCCCCTCGACGCATTTTCAGATGGGCGTAAGGTTTACCATTCGCCGCCGAGTACACCTATCGACGTCGCGAACATGTGGGCGTTTGCAGAAAGCCTCGTGGGAAAGCCATATTCGCTGACTGGTTTCAATTGCGAGCACTTCGCCAACTACTTGGTCGATGGTGTAGCGAAGAGCAAACAAGCAAAATATGGCGCCACAGGAGCTTGTCTGGGCGCCGTAATAGCCATGTCAAAGAATGGCGGCACACGAGAAGTACTGCTGTTAGCAGGAGTACTTGGCATTGGTGGGCTGTTGTTGGCGCACGCGACCGACTAG